In one window of Chitinivorax sp. B DNA:
- a CDS encoding pilin, with protein sequence SVGVGAQGVITVTYSTKAEAGKTIVITPTNANGSITWDCKGGNLNAKYRPTNCR encoded by the coding sequence ATAGCGTTGGCGTTGGTGCACAAGGTGTTATTACTGTTACCTACAGCACGAAGGCTGAAGCAGGTAAGACGATCGTTATTACCCCGACGAACGCAAATGGTTCGATTACTTGGGATTGCAAAGGCGGTAACTTGAATGCCAAGTATCGTCCAACCAACTGCCGCTAA